One part of the Sorangiineae bacterium MSr11954 genome encodes these proteins:
- a CDS encoding serine/threonine protein kinase, whose product MVQASPLDPFGLLGQVLDGQFRIDEVMGEGSASVLYRGEHVGFDAKVAVKCLKLQSQLESAHVETFMRRFREEGRVSFKLSLGHGHIVRCITIGTTLAPKSGALVPYTVLEWLDGKPLARHFEARRMAGGQGRPLADLFPLLDTAIDAVAYAHTQGIAHRNLHPENIFLVETETRTESKVLDFGLAKAGSDAALAQTHDEGADAQAPAGPFRIFSPAYAAPEQFDEKLGAIGPWTDVYSLAMVLLEGMRDQPPFLGLTLRELIAKTVSPAASLSPRDFGLVVPDEVQEVFARALAREPSKRIPNAGELWSALKAAAIPAVDATLRMDALPDFAAIAVGSGPLAYEDGPTIDDRKALDEDGPTIDESLGSVRARAGAEFSALAQAWEAGPAASGHEDALHTKPEAPEQPAASAPAPAPAEPANPVEAHNARVELPTGDRTGAHHAMSPDATGPSKRAASQEPDARHTRGSVVLAVLLGGGAAVVLLAAIASLYLKKLQSANDAVSPDPPPGAASRVDSPSHMGAPAHTNEADPIAGWEDAGGGAAAMVAPAARGGAKVAGRKAAAAAGSKPVASVPDEPTELPPVDPTVFNARAAQASLRVLDAILASCRRSDGQGGEGSARVTFANDGSVSGVKVTGPLADGPEGECVAMRYRNAKVPPFEGPPAFVEHAFRLPK is encoded by the coding sequence ATGGTGCAGGCCAGTCCGTTGGATCCGTTCGGACTGCTCGGCCAAGTGCTCGACGGGCAGTTTCGGATCGACGAGGTGATGGGCGAGGGGAGCGCGAGTGTCCTCTACCGCGGAGAACACGTCGGGTTCGACGCGAAGGTCGCCGTCAAGTGCCTGAAGCTGCAGTCGCAGCTCGAGTCGGCCCACGTCGAGACGTTCATGCGGCGCTTTCGCGAGGAAGGGCGCGTGTCCTTCAAGCTCTCGCTCGGGCACGGCCACATCGTGCGCTGCATCACCATCGGCACCACCCTGGCGCCCAAATCGGGCGCGCTGGTGCCCTACACCGTGCTGGAGTGGCTCGACGGAAAGCCCCTGGCGCGTCACTTCGAGGCGCGCCGCATGGCGGGCGGGCAAGGGCGGCCGCTCGCGGACTTGTTCCCGCTGCTCGACACGGCCATCGACGCGGTGGCCTATGCGCACACGCAGGGCATCGCGCACCGGAACCTGCATCCCGAGAACATTTTCCTGGTCGAGACCGAGACCCGCACCGAGTCCAAGGTGCTCGACTTTGGCCTGGCCAAGGCCGGCAGCGACGCGGCGCTCGCGCAAACGCACGACGAGGGGGCCGACGCACAGGCGCCCGCGGGCCCTTTCCGCATCTTTTCGCCTGCGTATGCGGCGCCGGAGCAGTTCGACGAGAAGCTCGGGGCCATCGGGCCTTGGACCGACGTGTACTCGCTGGCGATGGTGCTCCTCGAGGGCATGCGCGATCAGCCCCCGTTCCTCGGCCTCACCTTGCGCGAGCTGATCGCCAAGACCGTCTCGCCCGCCGCGAGCCTTTCGCCGCGCGATTTCGGCTTGGTCGTGCCCGACGAGGTGCAAGAGGTGTTCGCGCGCGCGCTGGCGCGGGAGCCGTCCAAGCGCATCCCCAACGCGGGGGAGCTCTGGTCGGCCTTGAAGGCGGCGGCGATCCCGGCGGTCGATGCCACCCTGCGCATGGACGCCCTCCCCGATTTCGCGGCGATCGCCGTCGGATCCGGTCCGCTCGCCTACGAAGATGGGCCCACCATCGATGATCGCAAGGCGCTCGACGAGGACGGTCCGACCATCGACGAGTCGCTCGGGAGCGTGCGCGCCCGCGCAGGGGCGGAGTTTTCCGCGCTCGCCCAGGCGTGGGAGGCGGGGCCCGCGGCATCGGGGCACGAGGACGCGCTGCACACGAAGCCCGAGGCGCCGGAGCAGCCCGCGGCAAGCGCACCGGCGCCCGCGCCCGCCGAGCCCGCCAATCCCGTCGAGGCACACAACGCACGCGTGGAGCTCCCCACGGGGGATCGCACCGGCGCGCACCACGCGATGTCGCCCGATGCGACGGGGCCGAGCAAGCGCGCCGCATCGCAGGAGCCGGACGCGCGGCACACCCGCGGCTCGGTGGTGTTGGCCGTGCTCTTGGGCGGCGGCGCCGCCGTGGTGCTCTTGGCGGCGATCGCGAGCCTGTATCTGAAGAAGCTCCAGAGCGCGAACGACGCGGTGTCGCCCGATCCGCCGCCGGGTGCGGCGTCGCGGGTCGATAGTCCTTCCCACATGGGGGCACCTGCGCACACGAACGAGGCCGATCCTATTGCGGGGTGGGAGGACGCAGGTGGAGGTGCTGCAGCCATGGTGGCACCCGCGGCACGGGGAGGCGCGAAGGTGGCCGGTCGCAAGGCGGCGGCTGCGGCGGGGTCGAAGCCGGTGGCTTCGGTGCCGGACGAGCCGACCGAGCTGCCCCCGGTGGACCCCACGGTGTTCAATGCGCGGGCTGCGCAGGCCTCGCTGCGGGTCCTCGACGCCATTCTTGCGAGCTGCCGGCGTTCGGACGGGCAAGGGGGCGAGGGGAGCGCGCGGGTGACCTTCGCCAACGATGGCTCGGTTTCCGGGGTAAAAGTGACCGGACCTCTTGCGGACGGGCCCGAGGGCGAGTGCGTGGCCATGCGCTATCGAAACGCGAAGGTTCCCCCGTTCGAGGGACCGCCGGCCTTTGTGGAGCACGCTTTTCGGCTGCCAAAATGA
- the hemL gene encoding glutamate-1-semialdehyde 2,1-aminomutase, with product MNDPISHKLFERAQALIPGGVNSPVRAFRAVGGDPVFIARAEGAYVYGANGAQYTDYVGSWGPMILGHTHPEVIKAIVAAAANGTSYGAPTELEVRFAEKLTQLYPSIEMVRAVSSGTEATMSAIRAARGFTGRDVTVKFEGCYHGHADFLLVKAGSGLATLGVPDSAGVPSSTAGHTSTLAYNDRAALRELFAARGDQIAAVIVEPVVGNMGCVPPVPGFLEEIVALCQKHGAVSIFDEVMTGCRVALGGMQQRTGLTPDMTCLGKIIGGGLPLAAYGGKRAIMQQVAPLGPVYQAGTLSGNPVAVSAGLATLERLDAGAYEKLEHLASRLEQGLLAALARTKTSGHVQRVGSMLTLFFNDGSPVRDWADAKKSDTERFGRWHRAMITRGQYFPPSQFEAAFVSIAHTEADIDATVRAAEEAMLERA from the coding sequence GTGAACGATCCCATCTCGCACAAGCTGTTCGAACGGGCCCAGGCCCTCATCCCCGGTGGCGTCAACAGCCCGGTGCGCGCGTTTCGCGCGGTGGGCGGCGATCCCGTGTTCATCGCGCGCGCCGAGGGGGCGTACGTCTACGGGGCGAATGGTGCACAATACACGGATTATGTCGGCTCCTGGGGGCCGATGATCCTGGGCCATACGCACCCCGAGGTGATCAAGGCCATCGTCGCAGCGGCCGCCAACGGCACGAGCTATGGCGCGCCCACGGAGCTCGAGGTGCGCTTCGCCGAGAAGCTCACGCAGCTCTACCCGTCGATTGAAATGGTGCGCGCCGTCTCCAGCGGCACCGAGGCTACGATGTCGGCCATCCGCGCGGCGCGCGGCTTCACGGGGCGCGACGTCACCGTGAAGTTCGAGGGCTGCTACCACGGCCACGCCGATTTTCTGCTCGTGAAGGCCGGCTCCGGCTTGGCCACCTTGGGCGTGCCCGACTCGGCGGGGGTCCCCTCGTCGACCGCGGGCCACACCTCCACCTTGGCGTACAACGATCGCGCGGCCCTTCGCGAGCTCTTCGCGGCGCGCGGGGATCAGATCGCGGCCGTCATCGTCGAGCCGGTGGTCGGCAACATGGGCTGCGTGCCCCCGGTACCGGGCTTCCTCGAGGAGATCGTGGCGCTCTGCCAGAAGCACGGCGCCGTGTCCATCTTCGACGAGGTGATGACCGGCTGTCGGGTCGCGCTGGGCGGCATGCAGCAGCGCACGGGCCTCACGCCGGACATGACCTGCCTCGGCAAGATCATCGGCGGCGGCCTTCCGCTCGCGGCCTACGGCGGCAAGCGCGCCATCATGCAGCAGGTGGCGCCCCTCGGCCCCGTGTACCAAGCGGGCACCTTGAGCGGCAACCCCGTGGCCGTCAGCGCGGGCCTCGCCACCCTCGAGCGCCTCGACGCCGGCGCCTACGAAAAGCTGGAGCACCTCGCGTCGCGCCTCGAGCAGGGGCTGCTCGCCGCGCTCGCGCGCACCAAAACGAGCGGCCACGTGCAGCGCGTGGGCTCCATGCTCACGCTCTTCTTCAACGATGGCAGCCCCGTTCGCGACTGGGCCGACGCCAAGAAGAGCGACACCGAGCGCTTCGGCCGCTGGCACCGCGCCATGATCACGCGCGGGCAGTACTTCCCCCCGTCGCAGTTCGAGGCGGCCTTCGTGAGCATCGCGCACACCGAGGCCGACATCGACGCGACCGTGCGAGCCGCCGAAGAGGCTATGCTGGAGCGTGCCTGA
- a CDS encoding protein kinase, whose translation MQRDPFRFNGTVIDGQFRIDQWIGEGGFSNVYKGFHLGLNEPIAVKCLKPIADAPDVVQDFVNRFRDESRIAYRLSQGNLDIVRCVASGTTIAPIGVRIPYMVLEWLEGESLAVHFRGRAQAKMKGRSLKETFELFTPAGEALVYAHSHGIVHRDIKPGNLFLTRTRQGTTRLKVLDFGMAKVLGDGSSSESTGFSRLAMSMGNIAIFSPPYAAPEQFDPTLGPIGPRVDVYSFALVFLEALLDRRVRTGETDAECLIQACKPAVPITPRGLGLQLPDAVERILTQACATNPRERPQSMEEFWGKLRNAMQGNVRDPKNDKDDPQDWGDVADSIPPDADGPATIVADSEGLFDDEPPGPPLPPIPGPGTNRLPNVQVASNDEEATRTIDVNSLPSLPGQPPQQPIPPEVKDFLQRTGLAASARMPSPSTPQAGGGLPQTGAGAKPFARPSQPGAFHLPRPTIPRPEGGPASSGAPRIPAPLPAAGTPAEGVPARTEGANGRAGAGNPPRPGGTLAMPIQVPNANNDDNGPSSSELPTTVGSLSEHISGPAAIPSGGPAAGKPAGGPPAFGSGQQGARFDLASAETQFAPDGPAPSPFTGPPGQQPFYPPSFSTGSGPGASAKGSQPGAGAGANKTVALSSAAFAQFSATPPADPDAEAPTQAQFAPQLQDAMAYNPPPAYPPAYPPQQQGSPFGGAEAAAQQVASPFGSYGNAPGASSPFGGSGGGGGPYGPPPGLGGTSAMPQMNMPGAAPPQQAPGGSWPQPQGLPPQQPGAQGFQPPQAFPQQPPPGAAPYGAQPQKPKLILIGLIAALAVILLIGAGYAAYTLLHGSGTEAGTTEPPATPSAGTEATNPPAQPSATVQPPPPETVPPPPPPPPPAPTVEKTVEPPPSAATPAAPADPPRRPPTSDRPTGAPPGDRSPTPDKPPAPKPNSAPGTDTGPTQVQRPAPGAATEPGKFDPAAARAALKKQESVLASCKRPDGPTGPGKVRVTFLGDGSVMNSVVVGPPYEGTTVGDCVATRFKYTRGPKFDGNPGMIDYSFNINK comes from the coding sequence ATGCAAAGAGACCCTTTCCGCTTCAACGGCACTGTGATCGATGGCCAGTTTCGTATCGATCAGTGGATTGGTGAAGGTGGTTTCAGCAACGTCTACAAGGGGTTTCATCTCGGGCTGAACGAGCCGATTGCGGTCAAATGTCTCAAGCCGATCGCGGACGCGCCCGACGTGGTGCAGGACTTCGTGAATCGGTTTCGGGACGAGAGCCGCATCGCCTACCGGCTCTCGCAAGGAAACCTGGACATCGTTCGCTGCGTCGCGAGCGGCACCACCATCGCGCCCATCGGGGTGAGGATCCCCTACATGGTCCTGGAGTGGCTCGAGGGTGAGTCCCTCGCGGTGCACTTCCGCGGCCGCGCCCAGGCCAAGATGAAAGGGCGCTCGCTCAAGGAGACGTTCGAGCTCTTCACGCCCGCGGGCGAGGCGCTCGTTTACGCGCACTCGCACGGCATCGTTCACCGGGACATCAAGCCGGGAAACCTCTTTCTCACCCGAACGCGCCAGGGAACGACCCGCCTCAAGGTGCTCGACTTCGGCATGGCCAAGGTGCTCGGCGACGGTTCGTCCTCCGAGTCGACCGGCTTTTCGCGCCTGGCGATGAGCATGGGGAACATCGCTATTTTCTCGCCGCCCTACGCGGCCCCCGAGCAGTTCGATCCCACGCTCGGCCCCATCGGGCCCCGGGTCGACGTGTACTCGTTTGCGCTGGTCTTTCTCGAGGCGCTGCTCGATCGACGCGTGCGCACCGGTGAGACCGACGCGGAGTGTTTGATTCAAGCATGCAAACCCGCCGTACCCATCACGCCACGCGGGCTCGGGCTCCAATTGCCCGACGCCGTCGAGCGCATCCTGACCCAGGCCTGCGCGACAAATCCGCGAGAACGCCCGCAGAGTATGGAAGAATTCTGGGGCAAGTTGAGAAATGCCATGCAGGGGAACGTGAGAGACCCGAAGAACGACAAGGACGATCCCCAGGATTGGGGTGACGTCGCCGACAGCATTCCCCCCGATGCCGATGGCCCCGCCACGATCGTAGCCGACAGCGAGGGGTTGTTCGATGACGAGCCGCCCGGCCCGCCCCTGCCTCCGATCCCGGGCCCCGGTACGAACCGCCTGCCCAACGTGCAAGTCGCCTCGAACGACGAGGAGGCCACGCGCACGATCGACGTGAACAGCCTTCCGTCGCTCCCCGGCCAGCCCCCGCAGCAGCCCATTCCGCCCGAGGTGAAGGACTTTCTGCAGCGCACCGGCCTCGCCGCCAGCGCGCGCATGCCGTCCCCCTCCACGCCGCAAGCGGGCGGCGGTCTGCCGCAGACCGGCGCGGGCGCCAAGCCGTTTGCGCGCCCCTCGCAGCCGGGCGCGTTCCATCTTCCGCGCCCCACGATTCCGCGTCCGGAGGGCGGCCCCGCATCGTCGGGCGCGCCGCGCATCCCCGCGCCGCTCCCCGCCGCCGGGACCCCGGCCGAGGGCGTGCCCGCGCGAACCGAAGGCGCCAACGGGCGCGCAGGCGCGGGCAATCCGCCTCGGCCGGGCGGCACCTTGGCCATGCCCATCCAGGTCCCGAACGCGAACAACGACGACAACGGCCCCTCGTCGAGCGAGCTGCCGACCACCGTGGGCTCGTTGAGCGAGCACATTTCCGGACCTGCGGCCATCCCGAGCGGTGGACCCGCGGCGGGCAAGCCGGCGGGCGGACCTCCGGCCTTTGGCAGCGGCCAGCAGGGCGCCCGCTTCGATCTGGCCAGCGCCGAGACGCAGTTTGCCCCCGATGGACCTGCGCCCTCGCCCTTCACGGGGCCGCCCGGGCAGCAGCCGTTCTATCCGCCGTCGTTCTCCACGGGGAGCGGCCCCGGGGCGAGCGCCAAAGGTTCGCAGCCGGGGGCGGGCGCCGGCGCCAACAAGACCGTGGCCCTCTCGAGCGCCGCGTTTGCGCAGTTCTCCGCGACGCCGCCGGCCGATCCCGATGCCGAGGCGCCGACCCAGGCGCAGTTCGCGCCGCAGCTCCAAGATGCGATGGCGTACAACCCGCCGCCGGCCTATCCGCCGGCCTATCCGCCGCAGCAGCAAGGGAGCCCCTTTGGCGGCGCCGAAGCCGCGGCGCAGCAAGTGGCCTCGCCGTTTGGCTCCTACGGCAACGCGCCCGGCGCCTCGTCTCCCTTCGGCGGCAGCGGTGGTGGCGGCGGTCCCTACGGCCCGCCCCCGGGGCTCGGCGGCACCAGCGCCATGCCGCAGATGAACATGCCCGGGGCCGCGCCGCCGCAGCAAGCGCCCGGTGGAAGCTGGCCGCAGCCGCAAGGTCTTCCGCCGCAGCAGCCGGGGGCGCAAGGCTTCCAGCCTCCCCAGGCCTTCCCGCAGCAGCCGCCGCCCGGTGCGGCGCCGTATGGCGCGCAGCCGCAGAAGCCGAAGTTGATCTTGATCGGGCTGATCGCAGCCCTCGCGGTCATTCTGCTCATCGGCGCGGGCTACGCCGCGTACACCTTGCTCCATGGCTCCGGCACCGAGGCCGGGACCACCGAGCCGCCGGCTACGCCCTCGGCGGGAACCGAGGCGACCAATCCGCCGGCGCAGCCGTCGGCCACCGTGCAGCCGCCCCCGCCCGAGACGGTTCCTCCTCCGCCTCCTCCTCCTCCGCCTGCGCCGACCGTCGAAAAGACGGTCGAGCCCCCGCCTTCGGCGGCCACGCCGGCGGCGCCCGCGGATCCGCCGCGCCGCCCTCCGACGTCCGACCGCCCCACGGGCGCCCCCCCCGGCGACCGTTCCCCGACGCCCGACAAGCCGCCGGCCCCCAAGCCAAACTCGGCACCCGGGACCGACACCGGGCCCACGCAGGTTCAACGTCCTGCTCCGGGCGCGGCCACCGAGCCGGGCAAGTTCGATCCGGCGGCTGCGCGCGCGGCGCTCAAGAAGCAGGAGAGCGTCCTCGCGAGCTGCAAGCGCCCCGATGGGCCCACCGGCCCGGGCAAGGTGCGCGTCACCTTCCTCGGCGATGGCTCGGTCATGAACTCGGTCGTGGTGGGGCCTCCCTACGAGGGAACCACCGTGGGCGACTGCGTGGCCACCCGATTCAAGTACACCCGGGGACCCAAGTTCGATGGGAACCCCGGCATGATCGATTACTCCTTCAACATCAACAAGTAA
- a CDS encoding serine hydroxymethyltransferase, whose product MNHATDEALAQVDPEIFRLIEAENRREHESLRLIASENYASRAVMEATGSCLTNKYSEGYAKKRYYEGQAVIDEVEELAIARLKALFGATAHGSVDDIHVNVQPYSGSPANLAVYLAFLNAGDTVMGLGLAAGGHLTHGHNVSISGRYFNSVPYGVRRDDHRIDVDEVRRLAKEHRPKLLWCGTTAYPRTLDFKAFREIADEVGAILAVDIAHIAGLVAAGVHPSPVGIADVVTSTTHKTLRGPRGGMILCKKEHAAKIDRAVFPGVQGGPHNHTTAAIAVAAHEASTPAFKEYAKAIVENAKALGEALAARGFSLVTGGTDNHLLLVDLTNKTIPGKVASKALDQANIVLNYNAVPFDPRKPFDPSGIRLGTPSVTSRKMGKDVMVKLADWMEYVVAAPEEKARIEKVAAEVRELCDGYPAPGLRV is encoded by the coding sequence ATGAATCACGCAACAGACGAAGCTTTGGCCCAAGTCGATCCCGAGATCTTTCGTCTCATCGAGGCGGAAAACCGGCGGGAGCATGAGTCGTTACGCCTCATCGCGAGCGAAAATTACGCTTCGCGCGCCGTGATGGAAGCTACCGGCTCGTGTCTCACCAACAAGTACTCCGAAGGTTACGCGAAAAAGCGGTACTACGAAGGCCAAGCGGTGATCGACGAGGTCGAGGAGCTGGCCATCGCCCGCCTGAAGGCCCTGTTCGGCGCCACCGCACACGGCTCGGTCGATGACATTCACGTCAATGTGCAGCCCTACTCGGGCAGCCCCGCGAACCTGGCCGTCTACCTCGCCTTCCTGAACGCGGGCGACACGGTCATGGGCCTGGGCCTCGCCGCCGGCGGGCATCTCACCCATGGCCACAACGTTTCCATCAGCGGCAGGTACTTCAACAGCGTGCCGTACGGCGTTCGCCGCGACGACCACCGCATCGACGTCGATGAAGTCCGCCGCCTGGCCAAGGAGCACCGTCCGAAGCTGCTCTGGTGCGGCACCACCGCGTACCCGCGCACGCTCGACTTCAAGGCGTTCCGTGAAATCGCCGACGAGGTCGGTGCGATTTTGGCCGTGGACATCGCCCACATCGCCGGGCTCGTCGCGGCCGGCGTGCACCCGTCGCCGGTGGGCATCGCGGATGTGGTGACGTCCACCACCCACAAAACGCTGCGCGGTCCGCGCGGCGGCATGATCCTCTGCAAGAAGGAGCACGCGGCCAAGATCGATCGCGCGGTGTTCCCGGGGGTGCAGGGCGGCCCGCACAACCATACGACGGCCGCCATTGCGGTGGCGGCGCACGAGGCCAGCACCCCGGCGTTCAAGGAGTACGCGAAGGCCATCGTCGAAAATGCCAAGGCCCTGGGCGAGGCCCTCGCGGCGCGGGGATTTTCGCTGGTCACCGGCGGCACGGACAACCATCTTTTGCTGGTCGATCTCACCAACAAAACCATCCCCGGCAAGGTCGCATCGAAAGCGTTGGACCAAGCAAACATCGTCCTGAACTACAACGCCGTCCCGTTCGACCCGCGCAAGCCGTTCGATCCCTCGGGTATCCGTCTCGGAACCCCGTCGGTGACATCGCGCAAGATGGGCAAGGACGTGATGGTCAAGCTCGCCGATTGGATGGAGTACGTGGTGGCTGCGCCGGAGGAAAAAGCCCGCATCGAAAAGGTCGCCGCCGAAGTGCGTGAGCTCTGCGACGGCTATCCCGCGCCCGGATTGCGAGTCTGA